A window of the Natronomonas salina genome harbors these coding sequences:
- a CDS encoding metal-dependent hydrolase, translating into MPPTLVAVAVGALLGVALLGSAFDRRSLTLVVVAAALPDLDAALALVVPGAANALLHTLFVPLAAAVALYYDTELRAASWLRSRYGRYGVRVAWVAVAAYAVAGIGLDLFNVDSAAVLYPLSDRYYAIIGKLVLSTQEGVVQTYVSLGDGWLEVASPGTVGDHHVESWLDPGDGQRRLRLADSGWQAALVATAAAAVPAKFLARRAEANGRTARTGRGEGGDR; encoded by the coding sequence ATGCCGCCGACCCTCGTCGCCGTCGCCGTCGGCGCCCTGCTCGGAGTGGCGCTGCTCGGGTCGGCGTTCGACCGCCGCTCGCTCACCCTCGTCGTCGTGGCCGCCGCCCTCCCCGACCTCGACGCCGCCCTCGCGCTCGTGGTCCCGGGCGCCGCGAACGCCCTCCTGCACACGCTGTTCGTCCCGCTCGCGGCCGCCGTCGCCCTCTACTACGACACCGAGCTCCGGGCGGCCTCCTGGCTCCGCTCGCGGTACGGCCGGTACGGCGTCCGGGTCGCCTGGGTCGCCGTGGCCGCCTACGCCGTCGCCGGCATCGGCCTCGACCTCTTCAACGTCGACAGCGCCGCCGTCCTCTACCCGCTGTCGGACCGCTACTACGCGATCATCGGCAAACTCGTCCTCTCGACGCAGGAGGGCGTCGTCCAGACCTACGTCTCGCTCGGCGACGGCTGGCTGGAGGTGGCCTCCCCCGGGACCGTCGGCGACCACCACGTCGAAAGCTGGCTCGACCCCGGCGACGGGCAGCGCCGGCTCCGCCTCGCCGACTCGGGCTGGCAGGCCGCCCTCGTCGCGACGGCCGCCGCGGCGGTCCCCGCGAAGTTCCTCGCCCGGCGCGCCGAAGCGAACGGGCGGACCGCCCGGACCGGTCGGGGCGAGGGAGGGGACCGCTGA
- a CDS encoding helix-turn-helix transcriptional regulator, giving the protein MKNDLKDRRAGAGESQADLAAAVDVTRQTINAIERDRYDPSLELAFELADHYDCAIEDIFSPGADGSE; this is encoded by the coding sequence ATGAAGAACGACCTGAAGGACCGGCGCGCCGGCGCGGGCGAGAGCCAGGCCGACCTCGCGGCGGCCGTCGACGTCACCCGCCAGACCATCAACGCCATCGAGCGCGACCGCTACGACCCGTCGCTGGAACTCGCGTTCGAACTGGCCGACCACTACGACTGCGCCATCGAGGACATCTTCTCCCCCGGCGCGGACGGCAGCGAGTAG
- a CDS encoding DUF2178 domain-containing protein — MTTTRFEPATYRRSTLAFGLAAGLCLAVGAMIERPLLGVGLYAVGMAVAAALPYAVDVRLFDERDDRIHRRASGLTLALFGWLSALVYPSLVVPAGTEHFSWGPASAAVAWTTTVVYSVYLLAMGYYRTR; from the coding sequence ATGACAACGACACGATTCGAACCCGCGACGTATCGACGATCGACACTCGCCTTCGGGCTCGCCGCGGGGCTCTGTCTCGCCGTCGGCGCGATGATCGAGCGGCCCCTACTCGGGGTCGGACTGTACGCCGTCGGGATGGCCGTCGCCGCCGCGCTCCCGTACGCGGTGGACGTCCGGCTGTTCGACGAACGGGACGACCGCATCCACCGGCGGGCCAGCGGCCTCACGCTGGCGCTGTTCGGCTGGCTCTCCGCGCTGGTGTACCCCTCGCTCGTCGTCCCCGCCGGGACCGAGCACTTCTCGTGGGGGCCGGCCAGCGCGGCGGTCGCGTGGACGACGACGGTCGTGTACAGCGTCTACCTCCTCGCGATGGGCTACTACCGGACCCGATGA